One Tripterygium wilfordii isolate XIE 37 chromosome 10, ASM1340144v1, whole genome shotgun sequence DNA segment encodes these proteins:
- the LOC120007114 gene encoding 2-methyl-6-phytyl-1,4-hydroquinone methyltransferase, chloroplastic-like: MASSMLYGPENLTLIRGPTPKGLGFLGSGVHGKQFSNLGLISCSRMSKARIAVPKCSLSASRPASQPRFIQHKKEAFWFYRFLSIVYDHVINPGHWTEDMRDEALAPADLSDRNMVVVDVGGGTGFTTLGIVKHVDAKNVTILDQSPHQLAKAKQKEPLKDCKIIEGDAEDLPFDTDYADRYVSAGSIEYWPDPQRGIREAYRVLKLGGKACLIGPVYPTFWLSRFFADVWMLFPKEEEYIEWFQKAGFKDVQLKRIGPKWYRGVRRHGLIMGCSVTGVKPASGDSPLQLGPKAEDVSKPVNPFTFLYRFILGAMAATYYVLVPIYMWLKDQIVPKGQPI; the protein is encoded by the exons ATGGCTTCTTCAATGCTCTATGGACCTGAAAATCTCACGCTAATTAGAGGTCCAACCCCAAAAGGATTAGGTTTCTTGGGTTCTGGCGTTCATGGGAAACAGTTTTCCAATTTGGGATTAATCTCTTGCAGTAGAATGTCAAAGGCAAGGATTGCAGTTCCCAAGTGTAGTTTATCAGCTTCTAGGCCAGCTTCGCAGCCTAGGTTCATACAGCACAAGAAAGAAGCCTTTTGGTTCTATAGATTCCTCTCAATTGTGTATGACCATGTGATAAACCCTGGTCACTGGACTGAGGACATGAGAGATGAGGCACTTGCACCGGCTGATCTCAGTGACCGAAATATGGTTGTGGTAGATGTGGGTGGTGGCACCGGTTTCACCACTTTGGGTATTGTTAAGCATGTTGATGCCAAAAATGTTACAATTCTTGACCAGTCACCACATCAGCTTGCTAAGGCAAAACAAAAGGAGCCATTGAAAGACTGTAAGATCATTGAAGGCGACGCAGAAGATCTCCCCTTTGACACTGATTATGCCGATAGATATGTATCTGCTGGAAG CATTGAGTACTGGCCTGATCCGCAGCGCGGCATCAGGGAGGCCTATCGGGTCTTGAAACTAGGAGGAAAGGCCTGCCTCATAGGTCCTGTGTACCCGACATTTTGGCTTTCTCGTTTCTTTGCGGATGTTTGGATGCTCTTTCCCAAGGAGGAAGAGTACATCGAGTGGTTTCAAAAGGCTGGATTTAAAGATGTTCAATTGAAGAGGATTGGTCCAAAATGGTATCGAGGCGTTCGCCGGCATGGTTTGATTATGGGATGTTCTGTAACAGGTGTTAAACCTGCCTCTGGAGATTCTCCTTTGCAG CTTGGCCCCAAGGCAGAGGACGTGTCAAAGCCTGTGAATCCATTTACATTCCTTTACCGCTTCATTTTGGGCGCTATGGCAGCGACGTACTATGTACTGGTTCCTATCTACATGTGGCTCAAAGATCAAATTGTACCCAAAGGCCAACCAATCTGA